TTTGTTCGGGTCGTACGTTGATGATTTGTTTTGCGGTGAATTGTTTATCGCATAGGAGGGTTGCTCTTTAGTTGCTGGTTCTTTAGGAGCATTATTCTTTTTGGCGATGTTATTTTTTTTCGTGCTGTACTGTTCCTTTAAGGCTGCAAACTCCTCTTCGTGAGTTGTGAAATAGGAAGCTCGGTGTAGGGCGTTGTCCAACGAGATTGGTGCCCACACTGCCATTTCTTCCCTGAATTTGGATGAGAACCAGACGCCGTTCTTTAACGCTACCAGGGCCAAGACTTCGTTTGGGTGCGAGATCTTGGCTTTGATTTCCCTGAACTTGTTTATGTACGCTCTTAATGGCTCGAAAGGCGCTTGCTTGAGATTCCAGAGGTCTGCCTCGGTAACCCTCGGTTCTAAGAAAACTAAGTATTGTTTGAGGAACGTAGACACCAATTGGGTGAAGTTGTCGATTGAGTTTTCTTCAAGGCCTGCAAACCATTCAAAGGCGGCCCCGGTGAGATTTTCGGCAAAGAAGCGGCAGTAGCCGGCCTCTTTTTCGTCATCGTTGAGGTGTGCTCTTGATATCGCTAGTCGAAAGGCTCGTACGTGAGCTTTCGGGTCTGTGTTCCCAGCGTACTCGGGAAATTTGAGTTTCCCGACATGATGTAGCCTTACGCTGGCGATTCGGTTCGTGAATGGAGTTCTCCTTGTCTCCTCAATGACCATATCTATGTCTGGAGCAGAGCTCGTCGCCATATGCACGATGGCGTGTATTCTTTTGAGCTCGGCGTCGTTTCTTTCAATATAATTCTTGAACGTTCCGGTTTCGCCCGGGATCCTTAGGTCTTCTCTTTGAGGATCCTCGCCGATGGGTCCGCAGGGGTCGTAACCGCGAGCTTGCCCTATTGGGTCACTGAACCCCGTTTGCTGAACGGTTCTCGCAGCAGGTGGAGTTCGATTCTCGGAGGTTAAGTTTCCCAGTGGTGGCATTCAATTTCTAGGCTCTCTGGGTCTTTCTGTATATCTGTTTTGTGATTGGATCGGAGTACTTCTTTGAGCTTGTAGTCCGGTGTCTATTTCGTCCAGCCCGCTGTAACTCAAGCTTCACTGAGGCATGTTCTGCTACAGAGGTCGTTGCGAGTTCTCTCCCACGTAGCGTTCGGATCAAGCACTCGGGCTCCGGTATTTTAAGGATTTAGTGTTTCCCTTAATGGATCAGGCTGTGGTTGGTTTCTTTCTCGGGCGTTAGCTCGGTGCTCCACGAGTTCCCGTTCGGCTTGATCTACACGGTTAGCGATGGCATGATAAGCGGCCTTTTGGCTGCGGGTTTCATCGATTAATGACGAGACCATCCCTCGAAGCTCGGTCACTTATTCCCGAGTCTGTGCTAGGGGGTAGGAGATATCGGCCTAGTTGATTGAGGTCGGGTTAGGTCGTCAGCAGCATGTCTTTCTCCGGGGCGAGTCCAGACTCGAGCTCCGGTCCGATCGGGGATCGAGGTCCTTTCCGGAACCGAAGTGCAATCTGGTGGTGAGGATCGATCGTGGGTTGATGACCGTTCCTGGTTCGAGGTTCCGATTGGAGGGATTCGTTGTGTCTGGGCAGTTCCAGTCATCCCGTTGGTCCAACGGGTAAGGTTTCGGTTCTCGAGTTGGATCTGGTAGGATCGATTTTGTGGACTCCTGATGGCGTGGCTCCGATGGTTTGATTGGGATCCATAGTCGTGCTTAGGAAACTTAGATCGGTTTCTTAGCAAAgatgtttttcgtttatcttccccacagacggcgccaaaatgtagatcctaaaatctacactaagaatttgatagtgatcgggagttCAATCTAGAGAAGGTAAACGATGTGGGCAACGATATcattagaacacaacgatgtaatcAGTTTTTGGTAGGCAAAAATggacttttattgatgaataagatcgaatacaatgagtaAAACAAGATCGAACGTTACAACAAGATCGTTAAGAGAAAAGATCTAACGATGGATGAAAAAAGGTCGAAGTAtgggtgtagctctctctagggttttcaacgtgtccttTCCTTATGCGTCGATCTCTTAACGGGCTGCTCCCGTGATCTTCGCAACTGTTCCGCGATCTCCGGATCTTCGAAGTCTCTGTCTGGAGCTCACGTTCTCGCTATGGGCTTTAACTCTTCGCAGTCCATTTAGTTGATCGTGGCCCATTAACGTATTGgccaaaattgggtccaacaaaCAGGATAATAGAAACCTTGTAGccatcaacaatggcttagaaatacaaaaatagggtttatggtcgtccatgggtattttggtaactttGTGTGGCTTATGGGCTTCAATCGGTCTTGAAATATGCTTGGGCCacgttctggcatcactgtctaTCGATGGTAATGCCGTTTCATCGATTGACAGTCAtgcatctcctcgacagcttcctctcgcaaggcagactgaccactcttcagtaaaacagaCATAACTTCTGTTACAGGATGTTGATTGACCTCCAACCGGCAACATTGGAAAGCTAACACAAAGCTCTATCGTGTGccaaaagatgggctcaatctgtAGGTCCCTGAAAGAATGTCCAAATTTTATCTCTCATCTCTTCAGCCCTTGCATCATCTAAAAATTCAGTCATAAAAACAGTTCTGACATCATTCCATGtagtgagagatcctggtggtaggcATCTCAGCCACTTTTTAACATTCCCAGAGAGAGAATATTTGAACAGCTTGCAGATGATGTAGTCTTTGGTTGCTTCATCCTCCTGGAGGCCAGACACAAAGTCTTCGAGTGTCTCAATATGATCTAAGGGATTTTTATCAGGAAGGCCACGATAAGGGTGCCGACCCACATGAGAGAAATGTGTGGGGTGTATTTGAAATCCCTGGATTTCTAGAGCTCGAATCGCAGACCTGCTGGTATAGAATTGACTAGGCCTGATCAAATCTGCTAGCGTTCTCTGAAGAGGAACTTTAGCATCCTCGGTGGCAGCAGATGGCTCAAGGATTGCAGTCCCTTGTCCATCTATCTTCTGACCTGCTACATTACACAGATGACCTCCAGGGTCATGCAGGTTTCCATTCTCAACCCTCTGTAGCACAAGTGTCGCGACCATGTCTGCTCGCGgattggtatcgatcgatgttcgagtTGAACTGTCGATCGTTGCTTTGTCACAAGTGTCGATCGTAGTAGAGGTGGTGTCGATCAACGTAGTAGaggtagtgtcgatcgatgatgcaTGTTTCTCTTTGCGGATCGAGCATTCCAAAGGTGCTGGGTCTGAGAAGAAAAGTAATTCCTCCTTACTGCTTCTGGTATTGAtaggcatgtacctgaaagacaagaattttttttttatgtatgtaACTATGATAGTAaataaaacctagactaaacctATTAATCAAGTCTATTGGCGAATCCTTGCtgcccggcaacggcgccaaatttgatatcactcaaattaccctaaggagtgattttatacttagggatcgaatccaaaGGGAGCATGAGCACACAATAAACTATAGAAATCAAGgttaagctaggcaaacagTTTAATAAGCAGTAAATAAATAGAACAGGGTTGGACAAGGCAGTTGTTCtgttgattggttgaggtttgtaAACAATAAGATGAAAGCGCAAGACTtagggatttatcaatcaagagattcaaaactacaattcaaggatgctaatggtttatagattcaattctagatctcgattttaataaataagtaaTCCAGCTTTCGCATGCAATTGCTAATCAGATGTCTAAGTCCAGTCTCAACTGTCGCTTATTGACTTGGagcgagcgtcgatcgatgctatggcctgagcgtcgatcgatgcttcctcAGACAAGCATTAACGACCTAATCGATTAAGTTCAATtagattcctagaccaactctcgtatgcgcctaggtatctaatccagcagagttcgggttccgttaattgattgcactttcgtgcctctcaactatcctatgattctaggttcaaacaatTAGTCACACTGTCGTGCTATCCTAACTATtccagatcctagtattacaaatcaTCATGGTGTAGAGATCTATAGATAATCTAACAATCCTAATTGACTATCAgtttgacattaagctcatgaaatccctaaacctaacaagatgattACTCAGACATAGAAGCAGTAACACAAATCATAGTCTAAATAATAGATAGATAAATCAATtgtaaaaccaatggagttccaatcaatctctgaaggagaattgatcttctctccaaacctaagagaaaataatagaataggataatagaaagcTTGTATCCGTCAACAATGgtttagaaatacataaatagggtttctggtcgcctatgggtattttggtaactttGTGTGGCTTATGGGCTTCAATCGGTCCTGAAATATGCTTGGCCCACGTTTTGGCATCACTGTCAATTGATGGCAATGctgtttcatcgatcgacagtcatgcatctcctcgacagcttcctctcgcgaggcagaccgatcactcttcagtaaaacatgcATAACTTCTGTTATaagatgctgattgacctcaaactggcGGAATTGGAAAtataactcaaagctctatcttgtgtcaaaagatgggctcaatttAACGGTaagaaggtctccatccatagctaaacatctgacgcgtctatGCATATCTGCACTCAAAAGGcttcaaaatcaccatatttctccagaacgtatttgaacctgtaaatactcttaAAAGActtcaaaacataataattatatcttaaCACTTATATACCCTGTCtgatgggtaaaatccatggtgtACCAAGATACCCCTTAACTGCTTTTTACCCTAAAATCTTCCACCATCTGTATGCATATACATAGTGATATGTTAGTGTTACTGTCGACTAAAATGTTGTGTGTTTTACGTTAACTTGTACATGAATTTCATTTGTGTGATTGTTTTACATTAATGAGTGTGTTTGGCAATGCTATTTTAGATCTAACAAATGATAAaccattttttattattgttttcgGGTAGTTATTCATTTAATGAGGTCAAACTAAGAGGTGATTTAACAAAGaagtaatattactattttcatAGAGAAATCGTATTTTCACATCTTCACATTATTTACTACAATGCCTAATATTTCTATGTGATTGCGCGATTTTGTGGATACAAATATTtgatgaaatatatttataatatattgtatgaaacagtattatattttatttgaaatacctaaatttaaaattttattatatataaacaaaatttaatttattatttattttgaccattttttttacttttgaatataaaatatatgtatatttgaatattttgttaTGCTAACTACTGTAGAATTagctaatatattttttattttaactttttaaaattgatacttttataatttatatattgataCTTTATTTAGGAATATAAATACTGATTTAGTTATTGATTTGTAGAAAGAAcaataaatcataaaaataatagttgtattttaattctcttttattttcaaattttattcttTGAATTTTATTTCCTTCTAAAAATGTTGCATTCAGttgtaaaaatgattttaaaataaaaacattattttcattaaaaatgaaatttaatacgtaaataaaaaatcattatatgaTTTTCACATTCAAATGATCAAAAGTGGTAACGGTATCCCTAGATTTTgtaacaaattttatatataagtatatcaGAATACTCTTTCTGTCATTCTTACACACATAACTCATGTATCTTGTAATTTCTCTCTCATTTCATCCGAATCATAACTCCTTCTGTTATTCTTACACTAGGgatattccggcgctacgcgccgggttcggAGGTTGATTTCTCTTATGAATTCcatttgtttcattttgttCTGTTAGTTGGTAGTTCATTTGAGTCTGAATTATTAGTTCTTGGCAATTAAGATTTGGGGGCCGTGAACTAATAATTGAATATATAAGTACATGTTAGTAGATCGCATGATGTCATGTCAAAGCGTTCCTTACTCTTTGGTGAgtgaattttagtttttttgagtTATGGGTTTGATGCAGTTTTTTTGGTTTACGTATGTATTAaggtttatatttatttgtttaatttttggaGTCAGTATAGTAGGgagtaattatatattttttataattggttgctGTCTGTGGGACTTCTTTCTGTCAGTGTTTTTTGTGTGATTTTGCATGGGTAATGTGTGGGTGAAGCTGTTGATGCGGAACATTAGATATGGTGGTTGGTATGAGGTATTTTGGACCTTTTAAAACTTAGTTGTCATTGGATATTGGCTATTTATCGATTTCGTACAAATTTATCTTTATTAGTTCTTTTAATTTGTGCTAGAAACACATTTTAAAATGGATTTGACATAGTAAGTTTGTTTTTCCCTTTATATAATCTCGACATGcttaagaattaaaaaattagttacttttatataatatagtttttttagaTCATAAGTTTTAAGTTCAACTGAAACCTATTTTTATTAAGTGAATCTTTGGGGTTTTTATAGTTCTTTTATGTCAAACATCTTGTTATAATTTGTATTGAATATTACATAAATGTTTTTGAGAAGGaatattacataatttgtttttatatattttgtatattgttCTAAATGTTTTTGGTCTTCGTATTGTTTTGGCGCTGATTTTGAATTGTAAATTTACTATAATAGGATAATTATAGATTTATTTTAGGTCAATAGAGTGTGTAATTCCATAGTCTTACAGTCATAatgagt
This genomic stretch from Brassica napus cultivar Da-Ae chromosome C9, Da-Ae, whole genome shotgun sequence harbors:
- the LOC106423653 gene encoding uncharacterized protein LOC106423653, coding for MPPLGNLTSENRTPPAARTVQQTGFSDPIGQARGYDPCGPIGEDPQREDLRIPGETGTFKNYIERNDAELKRIHAIVHMATSSAPDIDMVIEETRRTPFTNRIASVRLHHVGKLKFPEYAGNTDPKAHVRAFRLAISRAHLNDDEKEAGYCRFFAENLTGAAFEWFAGLEENSIDNFTQLVSTFLKQYLVFLEPRVTEADLWNLKQAPFEPLRAYINKFREIKAKISHPNEVLALVALKNGVWFSSKFREEMAVWAPISLDNALHRASYFTTHEEEFAALKEQYSTKKNNIAKKNNAPKEPATKEQPSYAINNSPQNKSSTYDPNKHCAFHDQKFHSTVECRAALRSQNKNKKTSEDTEEEEEEPATPKSNRKAKGSSNKRSSETEPESPSSPPPAPKKRVDLISWGSESHTPNRIEGQTEGRVCIDITVAIRTLENLNEATPPHSITRYNPDAGSSFRKIPNFKRK